The Clostridioides difficile genome has a segment encoding these proteins:
- a CDS encoding TerD family protein codes for MGITLSKGQKVDLTKGNPGLKNILVGLGWDTNKYDGGFDFDLDTAAFLTGASGSVTNDGDFVFYNNLKHTSGAVEHLGDNRTGEGDGDDEQIVVDLSKIPGEISKISFTVTIHDATERTQNFGQVSNSYIRIVDKDTNEELIKYELGEDFSIETAIVVAEIYKHNGEWKFNALGSGFEGGLAALCGNFGINL; via the coding sequence ATGGGTATAACATTATCAAAAGGCCAAAAGGTTGATTTAACTAAAGGAAACCCAGGGCTTAAAAATATTTTAGTAGGATTAGGATGGGATACTAACAAGTATGATGGTGGATTTGACTTTGACTTAGATACAGCAGCATTTTTAACAGGAGCAAGTGGAAGTGTTACTAATGATGGAGATTTTGTATTTTACAACAATTTAAAGCATACTTCTGGAGCAGTTGAACATTTAGGTGATAATAGAACTGGTGAAGGTGATGGAGATGATGAGCAAATAGTTGTTGATTTATCTAAGATTCCTGGAGAAATAAGCAAAATTTCTTTTACAGTTACAATTCATGATGCAACAGAAAGAACACAAAATTTTGGGCAAGTAAGCAATTCTTATATAAGAATAGTAGATAAAGATACAAATGAAGAATTAATAAAGTATGAATTAGGTGAAGATTTTAGTATAGAGACAGCTATAGTAGTAGCTGAAATATATAAACATAATGGAGAATGGAAATTTAACGCACTAGGTTCTGGTTTTGAAGGTGGACTTGCTGCTTTATGTGGAAACTTTGGAATAAACTTATAA
- a CDS encoding calcium-translocating P-type ATPase, PMCA-type: MEFNNDIKYYNVDKEDVTKDLSVNPDRGLSESEVKARREKYGLNEFTPKEEGSFWDDLKESLSEPMIVILIIAAVVSAVIGETHDAIGIVGAIAIGIAIGMITEGRSKKAADALSKMTENIEVKVLRNGEIHQISKSELVPGDIVYIETGDMVPADGRLIETINLKIREDMLTGESDDVSKKCDVVVPMEEIEAKGALVVQEPIPAKQINMVFGGTLVAYGRGRLVVTSIGDSSEMGKIAQNLSDADEQTPLQIKLGNLGGLIAKVSSAVAGLLFIFMVFQMVSKNVLNVDMSGILPFLESIDPVKTAFTVCVALIVAAVPEGLPTMINMTLAITMQKMAKINALVTKKEACETIGSVSVICSDKTGTLTENRMTVEVAYIDGRYIESSEEEINSYFEENCMINSTADVEHNDSDVKYLGSATECALLLYYKNVDYRQVRKESNILAQNPFTSDSKRMTSVIGQDNNHVLLSKGAPEVLLELCSHIQRGKDIVPITEGIKHEILEEIKKLQVKSMRTLGFAYKEISQAEEEAAVTAESDAMNVSAMESDLVFSGFVGIRDPLRKDVIESVNTANKAGVSVKMLTGDNINTARAIGEELGLLKENMRAVEASYIDTLDDEELRQEIQTISIVARSKPDSKMRIVSALQKSGDVVAVTGDGINDAPALSKADVGIAMGISGTEVSKNAADIILTDDSFSTIVKGIKWGRGIYDNFQRFVQFQLTVNVIAFLVAIISQVMGQEMPFTTIQLLWVNIIMDGPPALALGLEPVRNHVLNRKPVDRKASIISKSMVYTIVLNAFYITAILMLQSTFNFLGVDEAHKGTVMFALFAFSALFNAFNCREFNADSIFPNFTHNKLALQIIVLTGIAQVIFTQLFQDFFNSVAMDVMTWAKVLCVAASVVVVNEVVKCVIRLVKPKKTA, encoded by the coding sequence ATGGAATTTAATAATGATATCAAATATTATAATGTTGACAAAGAAGATGTAACTAAAGACTTATCTGTTAACCCTGACAGAGGTCTGTCAGAATCAGAAGTCAAGGCTAGAAGAGAAAAGTATGGTTTAAATGAATTTACACCAAAAGAGGAAGGAAGCTTTTGGGATGATTTAAAAGAAAGTTTAAGTGAACCAATGATAGTTATTTTAATTATTGCAGCAGTAGTAAGTGCAGTAATTGGAGAAACTCATGATGCAATAGGAATTGTAGGGGCTATAGCAATAGGTATAGCAATAGGCATGATTACAGAAGGTCGTTCTAAGAAAGCAGCAGATGCTCTTTCTAAGATGACTGAAAATATTGAAGTTAAAGTATTAAGAAATGGAGAAATACATCAAATTTCTAAGAGTGAATTAGTACCAGGAGATATAGTATATATTGAAACTGGAGATATGGTACCTGCTGATGGTAGACTTATAGAAACTATAAATCTTAAAATTAGAGAAGATATGTTAACAGGTGAATCGGATGATGTATCTAAAAAATGTGATGTAGTAGTTCCAATGGAAGAAATAGAAGCTAAAGGAGCATTAGTAGTACAAGAACCAATACCTGCAAAACAAATAAATATGGTATTTGGTGGTACACTTGTTGCTTATGGTAGAGGAAGATTAGTTGTAACTTCAATTGGAGATAGTAGTGAAATGGGTAAAATTGCTCAAAACTTATCAGATGCAGATGAGCAAACTCCACTTCAGATAAAGCTTGGAAATCTAGGTGGATTAATAGCTAAAGTTTCTAGTGCAGTAGCAGGATTATTATTTATATTCATGGTTTTCCAAATGGTAAGTAAGAATGTATTAAATGTTGACATGTCTGGGATTTTACCATTTTTAGAATCGATAGACCCTGTTAAAACAGCATTTACAGTATGTGTTGCATTGATAGTTGCAGCAGTTCCAGAAGGTTTGCCAACTATGATAAATATGACACTTGCAATAACTATGCAAAAAATGGCTAAGATAAATGCTTTAGTTACTAAAAAAGAAGCTTGTGAAACTATAGGTTCTGTTTCTGTAATATGTTCAGATAAAACTGGTACATTAACAGAAAATAGAATGACAGTAGAAGTTGCATATATTGATGGAAGATATATTGAGAGTTCAGAAGAAGAAATAAATAGTTATTTTGAAGAAAACTGTATGATAAACTCTACAGCTGATGTAGAGCATAATGATAGTGATGTTAAATATCTGGGAAGTGCTACAGAATGTGCATTGCTTCTATATTATAAAAATGTAGATTATAGACAAGTTAGAAAAGAATCTAATATATTAGCTCAAAATCCTTTTACTTCTGATTCAAAGAGAATGACATCTGTTATAGGTCAAGATAATAATCATGTGTTGCTATCAAAAGGAGCACCAGAAGTTTTACTTGAGCTATGTTCACACATTCAAAGAGGTAAAGATATAGTTCCAATAACTGAAGGTATAAAACATGAGATTTTAGAAGAAATAAAAAAATTACAAGTAAAATCAATGAGAACTTTAGGTTTTGCATATAAAGAAATCTCACAAGCTGAAGAAGAAGCAGCAGTAACTGCTGAAAGTGATGCTATGAATGTAAGTGCAATGGAAAGTGATTTAGTATTTAGTGGTTTTGTTGGTATAAGAGACCCACTTAGAAAAGATGTTATAGAATCTGTGAATACAGCAAATAAAGCTGGTGTTTCTGTAAAAATGCTTACAGGAGATAATATAAATACAGCAAGAGCTATAGGTGAAGAGTTAGGTCTATTAAAAGAAAATATGAGAGCAGTTGAAGCTTCATATATAGATACTTTAGATGATGAAGAATTAAGACAAGAGATACAAACTATTTCAATTGTTGCAAGAAGTAAGCCAGATAGCAAGATGAGAATAGTTTCAGCTCTTCAAAAGAGTGGAGATGTTGTTGCTGTAACAGGTGATGGAATAAATGATGCTCCAGCACTTTCAAAGGCAGATGTTGGTATAGCAATGGGTATATCTGGTACAGAGGTATCTAAAAACGCAGCAGATATAATTTTAACTGATGATAGCTTTAGTACTATTGTAAAAGGTATTAAATGGGGTAGAGGAATCTATGATAACTTCCAAAGATTTGTTCAATTCCAATTAACAGTAAATGTAATTGCATTTTTAGTGGCTATAATATCTCAGGTTATGGGGCAAGAGATGCCATTTACTACAATACAATTATTATGGGTAAACATAATCATGGATGGTCCACCAGCATTAGCATTAGGTTTGGAGCCAGTTAGAAACCATGTGTTAAATAGAAAACCTGTTGATAGAAAAGCCAGTATAATTTCTAAGTCAATGGTATACACAATAGTATTGAATGCATTCTATATAACAGCAATATTAATGTTACAATCTACATTCAACTTCTTAGGAGTTGATGAAGCTCATAAGGGAACTGTAATGTTTGCGTTATTTGCTTTTAGTGCATTATTTAATGCATTTAACTGTAGAGAATTTAATGCAGATAGTATTTTTCCTAACTTTACACATAATAAACTAGCATTACAGATAATAGTTTTAACAGGGATTGCACAAGTAATATTTACTCAGTTATTCCAAGACTTCTTTAACTCTGTAGCTATGGATGTTATGACATGGGCAAAAGTTTTATGTGTTGCAGCAAGTGTAGTTGTAGTCAATGAAGTTGTAAAATGTGTAATAAGATTAGTAAAACCAAAAAAAACAGCTTAA
- a CDS encoding TerD family protein has translation MAIVLKKGQKIDLTKGNPGLKNIKLGLGWDTNSFDSGYDYDLDVSVFMVGESQRVERDEDFIFYNNLKHSSGAVEHLGDNRTGEGDGDDEEILVNLDTMPKHIQKIAVTVTIYEAAERKQNFGQVSNSYIRVLNSENDEEILRYDLGEEFSIETAITVCEIYKYNGEWKFSAVGAGFEGGLEALCRNYGLSV, from the coding sequence ATGGCTATAGTATTAAAAAAAGGACAAAAAATTGATTTAACTAAGGGAAATCCAGGTCTTAAAAATATTAAACTTGGATTAGGATGGGATACAAATTCATTTGATAGTGGTTATGATTATGATTTAGATGTCAGTGTTTTTATGGTAGGAGAATCTCAAAGAGTTGAAAGAGATGAAGATTTTATATTCTATAATAACTTAAAACATTCATCTGGAGCAGTTGAGCATTTAGGTGATAATAGAACTGGTGAAGGTGATGGAGATGACGAAGAAATATTAGTAAATTTAGATACAATGCCAAAGCATATACAAAAAATAGCTGTAACAGTTACAATATATGAAGCTGCTGAAAGAAAACAAAATTTTGGACAAGTAAGCAACTCATATATAAGAGTTTTAAACTCTGAAAATGATGAAGAAATATTAAGATATGACTTAGGCGAAGAATTTAGTATAGAAACTGCAATTACAGTATGTGAGATATATAAGTACAATGGAGAATGGAAGTTTAGTGCAGTTGGAGCAGGATTTGAAGGTGGCTTAGAAGCACTTTGCAGAAACTATGGATTAAGTGTTTAA
- a CDS encoding TerD family protein has protein sequence MSINLSKGDKIDLKKSNPGLSSILVGLGWDPVQQSGGGFLKSLFGGGQADIDCDASVFMLNQEGKLSGIKDLIYFGNLKSACKSVLHTGDNLTGEGVGDDEQILVNLDKIPSNIHKLLFVVNIYNCVDRKQHFGMIENAYIRVEDQSNKKEIAKYNLSDNYSEKTTLIVGAIYRKDGSWQFKAIGEGTKDAGLKEVMQNLDRIECVYGI, from the coding sequence ATGTCGATTAATTTATCAAAGGGTGATAAAATAGATTTAAAAAAATCCAACCCTGGATTGAGTAGTATACTTGTGGGCTTAGGATGGGACCCTGTGCAACAATCAGGTGGAGGATTCCTTAAGTCTTTATTTGGTGGAGGACAAGCTGATATAGATTGCGATGCATCTGTATTTATGCTAAATCAGGAAGGAAAATTAAGTGGTATAAAAGACTTAATTTATTTTGGAAATTTAAAGAGTGCCTGTAAGTCAGTGTTACATACAGGAGATAATTTAACTGGTGAAGGTGTGGGTGATGATGAACAAATTCTAGTTAATTTAGATAAAATCCCATCAAATATTCACAAATTATTATTTGTAGTAAATATATACAATTGTGTAGATAGAAAACAACACTTTGGAATGATAGAAAATGCCTATATAAGAGTTGAAGACCAAAGCAATAAAAAGGAAATAGCAAAGTATAATTTATCTGATAATTATTCAGAAAAAACTACTCTTATAGTAGGGGCTATATATAGAAAAGATGGAAGTTGGCAGTTTAAAGCAATAGGTGAAGGAACAAAAGATGCGGGTCTTAAAGAAGTAATGCAAAATTTAGACAGGATTGAGTGTGTATATGGAATTTAA